A DNA window from Streptomyces sp. CA-278952 contains the following coding sequences:
- a CDS encoding RNA polymerase sigma factor: protein MSASTSRTLPPEIAESESVMALIERGKADGQIAGDDVRRAFEADQIPPTQWKNVLRSLNQILEEEGVTLMVSAAESPKRARKSVAAKSPVKRTATKTVAAKTTVTRTVAATAAPAVESADAVADDAVAAAPAKKTAAKKTAAKKTAAKKTAAKKTAAKKSGKQDDEILDGDEAAEEVKAGKGEEEEGEGENKGFVLSDDDEDDAPAQQVAVAGATADPVKDYLKQIGKVPLLNAEQEVELAKRIEAGLFAEDKLANADKLAPKLKRELEIIAEDGRRAKNHLLEANLRLVVSLAKRYTGRGMLFLDLIQEGNLGLIRAVEKFDYTKGYKFSTYATWWIRQAITRAMADQARTIRIPVHMVEVINKLARVQRQMLQDLGREPTPEELAKELDMTPEKVIEVQKYGREPISLHTPLGEDGDSEFGDLIEDSEAVVPADAVSFTLLQEQLHSVLDTLSEREAGVVSMRFGLTDGQPKTLDEIGKVYGVTRERIRQIESKTMSKLRHPSRSQVLRDYLD from the coding sequence GTGTCGGCCAGCACATCCCGTACGCTCCCGCCGGAGATCGCCGAGTCCGAGTCTGTGATGGCGCTCATCGAGCGGGGAAAGGCTGATGGGCAGATCGCCGGCGATGACGTGCGTCGGGCCTTCGAGGCTGACCAGATTCCGCCAACCCAGTGGAAGAACGTTCTGCGCAGCCTCAACCAGATCCTCGAGGAAGAGGGTGTGACGCTGATGGTCAGTGCCGCGGAGTCGCCGAAGCGCGCCCGCAAGAGCGTCGCAGCGAAGAGCCCGGTCAAGCGCACCGCCACCAAGACTGTCGCGGCCAAGACCACCGTGACCAGGACCGTCGCGGCCACCGCCGCCCCGGCGGTCGAGAGTGCGGACGCGGTGGCCGACGACGCCGTCGCGGCTGCTCCCGCCAAGAAGACGGCTGCCAAGAAGACAGCGGCCAAGAAGACCGCCGCGAAGAAGACGGCGGCCAAGAAGACAGCGGCGAAGAAGTCCGGCAAGCAGGACGACGAGATCCTCGACGGCGACGAGGCGGCCGAGGAAGTCAAGGCCGGCAAGGGCGAGGAAGAGGAGGGCGAGGGCGAGAACAAGGGCTTCGTCCTCTCCGACGACGACGAGGACGACGCACCTGCGCAGCAGGTCGCCGTCGCCGGCGCCACCGCCGACCCGGTCAAGGACTACCTGAAGCAGATCGGCAAGGTCCCCCTCCTCAACGCCGAGCAGGAGGTCGAGCTCGCCAAGCGCATCGAGGCCGGTCTCTTCGCCGAGGACAAGCTGGCGAACGCCGACAAGCTCGCGCCGAAGCTCAAGCGCGAGCTGGAGATCATCGCCGAGGACGGCCGGCGGGCCAAAAACCACCTGCTGGAGGCCAACCTCCGCCTGGTGGTCTCCCTGGCCAAGCGCTACACCGGTCGCGGCATGCTCTTCCTGGACCTGATCCAGGAGGGCAACCTCGGTCTGATCCGCGCGGTCGAGAAGTTCGACTACACCAAGGGCTACAAGTTCTCCACGTACGCCACCTGGTGGATCCGTCAGGCGATCACCCGCGCGATGGCCGACCAGGCCCGCACCATCCGTATCCCGGTGCACATGGTCGAGGTCATCAACAAGCTCGCGCGCGTGCAGCGCCAGATGCTCCAGGACCTGGGCCGCGAGCCCACCCCGGAGGAGCTGGCCAAGGAACTCGACATGACCCCCGAGAAGGTCATCGAGGTCCAGAAGTACGGTCGCGAGCCGATCTCGCTGCACACCCCGCTCGGTGAGGACGGCGACAGCGAGTTCGGTGACCTGATCGAGGACTCCGAGGCCGTCGTCCCGGCGGACGCGGTCAGCTTCACGCTCCTCCAGGAGCAGCTCCACTCCGTGCTCGACACGCTTTCCGAGCGTGAGGCCGGCGTGGTCTCGATGCGCTTCGGTCTCACCGACGGTCAGCCGAAGACGCTCGACGAGATCGGCAAGGTCTACGGCGTGACGCGTGAGCGCATCCGTCAGATCGAGTCGAAGACGATGTCGAAGCTCCGTCACCCGTCGCGCTCGCAGGTGCTGCGCGACTACCTCGACTAG
- a CDS encoding FadR/GntR family transcriptional regulator — MMTAARTADSGLAGSGELDRYPYTEAPAGERAASRAWGGSDSELGRASRRGSASRGRGLHGQLVQQLGQMIVSGDLGADRPLVPEEIGQRFEVSRTVVRESLRVLEAKGLVSARPNVGTRVRPVSDWNLLDPDIIEWRAFGPQRDDQRRELAELRWTIEPLAARLAAGHGRDDLQQRLGDMVEIMGHAMGQGDTITFSRADAEFHALLIQAAGNRMLEHLSGIVSAALHVSGGPVTGCDRPGETSLAHHARIADALAAGDSGAAETAMRQLLVVHPDVERVVPAPREH, encoded by the coding sequence ATGATGACCGCCGCCCGCACCGCCGATTCCGGCCTGGCCGGCTCGGGCGAACTCGACCGCTATCCCTATACGGAGGCGCCGGCCGGCGAGCGTGCCGCTTCCCGGGCCTGGGGCGGTTCCGATTCCGAGTTGGGGCGGGCGAGCCGACGCGGGTCTGCCAGCCGGGGGCGCGGTCTCCACGGCCAACTCGTCCAGCAGCTCGGCCAGATGATCGTCTCCGGTGACCTCGGCGCGGACCGCCCTCTCGTTCCCGAGGAGATCGGCCAGCGGTTCGAGGTGTCCCGCACCGTCGTACGCGAATCCCTGCGCGTCCTCGAAGCCAAGGGGCTGGTCAGCGCGCGCCCCAATGTGGGTACGAGGGTCCGCCCGGTCAGTGACTGGAACCTGCTGGATCCCGACATCATCGAATGGCGGGCCTTCGGTCCGCAGCGCGACGACCAGCGCCGTGAGCTGGCCGAGCTCCGTTGGACCATCGAACCGCTCGCGGCCCGTCTCGCGGCCGGGCACGGCCGGGACGACCTTCAGCAGCGGCTCGGCGACATGGTGGAGATCATGGGGCACGCGATGGGACAGGGGGACACGATCACCTTCTCCCGTGCCGACGCCGAGTTCCACGCCCTGCTCATCCAGGCGGCGGGCAATCGGATGCTCGAACACCTTTCCGGCATCGTCTCGGCCGCCCTTCATGTCTCCGGTGGCCCGGTCACGGGCTGTGACCGTCCGGGCGAGACCTCGCTCGCGCACCACGCGCGCATCGCCGACGCCCTCGCCGCCGGTGATTCCGGAGCAGCCGAGACGGCCATGCGCCAACTGCTCGTCGTCCACCCCGACGTCGAGCGTGTGGTTCCCGCGCCGCGCGAGCACTGA
- a CDS encoding ATP-binding cassette domain-containing protein: MLQAIGLTSTPRRDGPPAVNDLTFEAPPGRVTALLGAPRSGRTTALRLMLELDAGRGVAYFRGRPLHRIAHPAREVGVLLGDVPGHPARTARGQLRMLCAAAGTPATRADEVLDVVGLAGLGDQRLGTLSVGMDRRLGLASALLGDPHTLILDEPAEGLSPRENSWLYGLLRAHADQGGTVLYTTGDPKEAARAADRVVTIGGGRLVADQDVSDFARTRLRARVAVRTPHAARLAAVVSREARAARRSVEVVEEASGRLTVYGSSCAEIGDTAYRHGVPVHRLADEIGDTGPAAPAGAGNEERGDSVVALSELPPPIRVRPARGPLRPLRYELRRSLGVRTTAMIMAAVLVVSAAVSVLLARTDGTALPRVLAAWPALLPLPPAALGAGLLGALSFGDEFRYPALAAARGTVPRRLGLLLAKLTVTASFALLLAGLAVVGGAQSLRLVYGPDLIEIPSNAVALGAGWAGLTVGCAWAGLLAAGVFRVAGAGIAAVLAVPVLVVPLVQKLFAAPSARSIAGLPGRLRELAGWQLPLQADHWVLAVARVVAQPVGTALALSLSVLICAYLFTSLRGRARW, translated from the coding sequence ATGCTCCAGGCCATCGGACTCACCAGCACCCCACGTCGCGACGGTCCGCCCGCCGTGAACGATCTGACCTTCGAGGCTCCCCCCGGCCGTGTCACGGCCCTGCTGGGCGCCCCCCGCTCGGGCAGGACCACGGCCCTGCGGCTGATGCTCGAACTGGACGCGGGGCGAGGCGTCGCCTACTTCCGCGGGCGGCCGCTGCACCGCATCGCCCACCCGGCACGGGAGGTGGGCGTACTGCTCGGCGACGTACCGGGTCATCCCGCCCGGACCGCCCGAGGGCAGCTCCGTATGCTCTGCGCGGCCGCGGGCACCCCGGCGACCAGGGCCGACGAGGTCCTCGATGTCGTCGGCCTCGCCGGGCTCGGGGACCAGCGACTGGGCACGCTCTCGGTGGGGATGGACCGGCGGCTCGGGCTCGCCTCCGCGCTGCTCGGGGACCCCCACACCCTGATCCTGGACGAACCGGCGGAGGGGCTGTCCCCGCGGGAGAACAGTTGGCTGTACGGGCTGTTGCGTGCCCACGCGGACCAGGGCGGCACCGTCCTCTACACCACCGGGGACCCCAAGGAGGCGGCCCGCGCGGCCGACCGCGTCGTCACCATCGGCGGCGGGCGTCTCGTCGCCGACCAGGACGTCTCCGACTTCGCCCGCACCCGGCTCCGGGCCCGGGTCGCCGTCCGCACCCCGCACGCCGCCCGGCTGGCGGCCGTGGTCAGCCGGGAGGCCCGAGCCGCGCGGCGCTCCGTCGAGGTGGTCGAGGAAGCGAGCGGCCGGCTGACGGTGTACGGCAGCAGCTGCGCGGAGATCGGCGACACCGCGTATCGGCACGGCGTCCCCGTGCACCGGCTCGCCGACGAGATCGGCGACACCGGGCCGGCCGCCCCGGCGGGAGCCGGGAACGAGGAGCGGGGCGACTCCGTCGTCGCGCTGTCCGAGCTGCCGCCCCCGATCCGGGTGCGCCCCGCGCGCGGCCCCCTGCGCCCGCTCCGGTACGAGCTGCGGCGCTCCCTGGGTGTCCGGACAACGGCCATGATCATGGCGGCCGTTCTGGTGGTGTCGGCGGCGGTGTCCGTCCTGCTCGCCCGCACCGACGGCACCGCCCTGCCCCGTGTGCTCGCCGCGTGGCCCGCTCTGCTGCCGCTCCCACCCGCCGCGCTCGGCGCGGGCCTGCTCGGGGCGCTGTCCTTCGGGGACGAGTTCCGGTATCCGGCACTCGCCGCCGCGCGCGGCACCGTGCCCCGGCGGCTCGGTCTGCTGCTGGCGAAGCTCACCGTGACCGCGAGCTTCGCTCTGCTGCTCGCGGGCCTCGCCGTGGTGGGCGGAGCCCAGAGCCTCCGGCTCGTGTACGGGCCGGACTTGATCGAGATCCCCTCGAACGCCGTCGCGCTCGGTGCCGGTTGGGCCGGTCTGACGGTCGGCTGCGCCTGGGCGGGGCTGTTGGCCGCCGGTGTCTTCCGGGTGGCCGGAGCGGGGATCGCCGCGGTACTGGCCGTTCCGGTTCTCGTCGTTCCGCTGGTGCAGAAGCTCTTCGCGGCGCCGTCCGCGCGTTCGATCGCCGGGCTCCCGGGCCGACTGCGTGAACTGGCCGGGTGGCAGCTCCCGCTACAGGCGGACCACTGGGTCCTGGCCGTCGCGCGGGTGGTGGCGCAGCCCGTCGGCACCGCACTCGCCCTGTCGTTGTCAGTCCTGATCTGCGCGTATCTGTTCACCAGCCTCCGAGGAAGGGCGCGTTGGTGA
- a CDS encoding NUDIX hydrolase, with translation MPPYDPSTFPPFAVTVDLVVLTVRRHALCALVVRRGETPFQGRWALPGGFVRMDEDLGSAAARELVEETGLCAHDPAKPAAGNGAHLEQLATYGDPARDPRMRVVSVAHLALAPDLPAPRAGGDANSARWAPVEDLLHPGAGREGEQAAPLAFDHARILADGVERARSKIEYSSLATAFCPPEFTVGELRRVYEAVWGVVLDPRNFHRKVTGTPGFLVPSGGTTTRQGGRPAQLFRAGAATVLNPPMLRPEV, from the coding sequence ATGCCGCCCTACGACCCGTCGACCTTCCCGCCCTTCGCTGTCACCGTCGACCTGGTCGTGCTCACGGTGCGCCGTCACGCGCTCTGCGCGCTGGTCGTCCGCCGCGGAGAGACCCCGTTCCAGGGCAGATGGGCGCTGCCCGGAGGCTTCGTCAGGATGGACGAGGACCTGGGGTCCGCGGCGGCGCGTGAACTCGTCGAGGAAACCGGCCTCTGCGCCCACGACCCGGCGAAGCCGGCCGCGGGCAACGGGGCACATCTGGAGCAGTTGGCGACGTACGGAGATCCGGCGCGCGACCCCCGGATGCGGGTGGTCAGCGTCGCCCACCTCGCCCTCGCGCCCGACCTGCCCGCACCCCGGGCGGGCGGCGATGCCAACAGCGCGCGCTGGGCGCCGGTCGAGGATCTGCTGCATCCCGGCGCCGGGCGGGAGGGCGAGCAGGCGGCGCCGCTGGCCTTCGACCATGCGCGGATCCTGGCCGACGGCGTGGAGCGCGCCCGCTCCAAGATCGAGTACTCCTCGCTGGCCACCGCGTTCTGCCCGCCGGAATTCACGGTCGGCGAGCTGCGCCGGGTGTACGAAGCGGTCTGGGGTGTGGTCCTCGACCCCCGCAACTTCCACCGCAAGGTCACCGGAACGCCCGGATTCCTGGTGCCTTCCGGCGGGACGACCACGCGTCAGGGAGGCCGGCCCGCGCAGTTGTTCCGGGCCGGCGCGGCCACGGTGCTCAATCCGCCGATGCTGCGACCCGAGGTCTGA
- a CDS encoding DUF4192 domain-containing protein — translation MNKHHEFTGPAAEQQITLRGPAELADALPYLMGFYPNDSVVMVALHGGRGRFGGRLRLGIPQAPGEWGPVADQLADCLVSGSERREGRPDAIVLFLCQDSPDGSGGRLTMERLRPFAQRLRTACGALDVPVLEALCISDGRYWSYCCPDPRCCPDQGNPLAMPGTTVMAAAAAYAGVHVRGTLRDMEARLQPWRTPAAVTAQEEALDRAGPALIPRLLDERARGEVAAETLRLARTLMDRIEEAQPAPPALSDAGDDQLIGSDEAAAVILGLQDRETRDKAAAWMEGAEAQAALRLWRTLARRCVGPYAEHAAAPLTLAGWVSWSTGDEPGARVALTLALRADPGYTFAQLLHRACNEGLDPEALRRCLREAADGASPDARAVEAVMDTAADRGATSLRVRKVRPLPDGGRRRGRAHRRPSAGRVRPSPASARPWASDAGRRSREARRYGRRGSRTRR, via the coding sequence ATGAACAAGCACCATGAATTCACCGGTCCGGCCGCGGAGCAGCAGATCACCCTGCGCGGCCCCGCCGAGCTCGCCGACGCCCTCCCGTATCTGATGGGCTTCTATCCCAACGACAGCGTCGTGATGGTCGCCCTGCACGGCGGCCGGGGCCGGTTCGGCGGCCGGCTCCGCCTCGGAATTCCGCAGGCGCCCGGCGAATGGGGGCCGGTCGCCGACCAGTTGGCGGATTGCCTGGTATCGGGGAGTGAGCGCCGCGAGGGACGGCCCGACGCGATCGTGCTCTTCCTCTGCCAGGACTCTCCGGACGGGTCGGGCGGCAGGCTCACGATGGAGCGGCTCAGGCCTTTCGCGCAACGCCTGCGTACGGCGTGCGGAGCACTCGACGTTCCCGTGCTCGAAGCGCTCTGCATCTCCGACGGCCGCTACTGGTCCTACTGTTGCCCCGACCCCCGGTGCTGCCCCGACCAGGGAAATCCCCTGGCCATGCCCGGCACCACGGTGATGGCCGCGGCCGCCGCCTACGCGGGCGTCCATGTGCGGGGCACGCTGCGCGACATGGAGGCGCGGCTCCAGCCCTGGCGGACCCCGGCAGCCGTGACCGCGCAGGAGGAGGCCCTGGACAGGGCGGGGCCGGCGCTGATCCCGAGGCTTCTCGACGAGCGGGCCCGGGGAGAGGTCGCGGCGGAGACCCTCCGGCTGGCGCGCACCCTCATGGACCGCATCGAGGAGGCACAGCCCGCGCCGCCCGCGCTCTCGGACGCAGGGGACGACCAGTTGATCGGCTCCGACGAGGCCGCGGCCGTCATCCTCGGGCTCCAGGACCGGGAGACCCGGGACAAGGCCGCCGCCTGGATGGAGGGGGCGGAAGCGCAAGCGGCCCTGCGGCTCTGGCGGACGCTGGCACGGCGTTGCGTCGGACCGTACGCGGAGCACGCCGCCGCTCCGCTCACCCTGGCGGGCTGGGTCTCCTGGTCCACGGGCGACGAGCCGGGCGCACGGGTCGCCCTGACGCTGGCGCTGCGCGCCGATCCCGGCTACACGTTCGCCCAGCTGCTCCATCGGGCCTGCAACGAAGGGCTCGACCCGGAGGCCCTGCGCCGTTGCCTGCGCGAGGCCGCGGACGGGGCGAGCCCCGACGCCCGGGCCGTGGAGGCGGTGATGGACACCGCCGCCGACCGGGGCGCCACCTCGCTGCGCGTCCGCAAGGTCCGCCCGCTGCCCGACGGGGGCCGGCGGCGGGGGCGCGCTCACCGGCGCCCGAGCGCGGGGCGGGTGAGGCCGTCACCCGCTTCGGCCCGTCCCTGGGCCTCGGATGCCGGGCGGCGGTCGCGGGAGGCCCGGCGGTACGGGCGACGCGGCAGCAGGACGCGGAGGTGA
- a CDS encoding RecQ family ATP-dependent DNA helicase — protein MDTLELRTEADAILAELVGAPGGSARLREDQWQAVAALVEERRRALVVQRTGWGKSAVYFVATALLRRRGAGPTVIISPLLALMRNQVEAAARAGIQARTINSANPEEWETIYGEVERGETDVLLVSPERLNSVDFRDQVLPKLAATTGLLVVDEAHCISDWGHDFRPDYRRLRTMLAELPAGVPVLATTATANARVTADVAEQLGTGGGDALVLRGPLDRESLRLGVLELPNAAHRLAWLGERLGDLQGSGIIYTLTVAAAEEVAAFLRQRGYPVASYTGKTENADRLQAEEDLLANRVKALVATSALGMGFDKPDLGFVVHLGSPSSPIAYYQQVGRAGRGVDHADVLLLPGKEDEAIWAYFASVGFPPEEQVRRTLDVLGQAGRPLSLPALEPLVDLRRSRLETMLKVLDVDGAVKRVKGGWTATGQPWAYDAERYAWVAKQRAAEQQAMRDYVATTGCRMEFLQRQLDDEKAVPCGRCDNCAGPWLDPAVSSSALSAATGELDRPGVEVEPRKMWPTGLASVGMDLKGRIPAGQQAMTGRALGRLSDIGWGNRLRPLLSAQAADGPVPDDVLNAVVTVLADWARSPGGWAGGTPDAVARPVGVVVVPSRTRPQLVTSLAEGVARVGRLPLLGSLALTPQADEHAAHRSNSAQRLRALADSFTVPDELAAALAEAHGPVLLVDDSTDTGWTLAVGARLLRQAGADQVLPLVLAVAG, from the coding sequence ATGGACACCCTGGAGCTCCGCACCGAAGCCGACGCCATCCTCGCTGAGCTGGTCGGTGCGCCCGGAGGGTCGGCGCGGCTGCGGGAGGACCAGTGGCAGGCGGTGGCGGCCCTGGTGGAGGAGCGCCGTCGTGCGCTGGTGGTCCAGCGCACGGGGTGGGGGAAGTCCGCGGTGTATTTCGTGGCCACCGCACTGCTGCGGCGGCGCGGCGCCGGCCCGACGGTGATCATCTCGCCGCTGTTGGCGCTGATGCGCAACCAGGTCGAGGCGGCGGCGCGGGCAGGCATCCAGGCGCGCACCATCAACTCGGCCAACCCCGAGGAATGGGAAACGATCTACGGGGAGGTGGAGCGCGGCGAGACCGACGTGCTCCTGGTGAGCCCGGAGCGCCTCAATTCCGTGGACTTCCGTGATCAGGTGCTGCCGAAACTCGCTGCGACGACCGGCCTGCTGGTGGTCGACGAGGCGCACTGCATTTCCGACTGGGGGCATGACTTCCGGCCCGACTACCGTCGGCTGCGCACCATGCTCGCGGAGCTGCCGGCGGGAGTGCCGGTGCTCGCCACCACCGCCACGGCGAACGCGCGGGTGACCGCGGACGTGGCGGAGCAATTGGGCACCGGGGGCGGGGACGCGTTGGTGCTGCGGGGGCCGCTGGACCGCGAGAGCCTACGGCTGGGCGTGCTGGAGCTGCCGAACGCGGCGCACCGGCTCGCGTGGCTGGGGGAGCGGCTGGGGGATCTGCAGGGTTCGGGGATCATCTACACGCTGACGGTGGCGGCGGCGGAGGAGGTCGCCGCGTTCCTGCGGCAGCGCGGATATCCCGTGGCCTCGTACACGGGGAAGACGGAGAACGCCGACCGGCTGCAGGCGGAGGAGGACCTGCTGGCGAATCGGGTGAAGGCCCTGGTGGCGACCTCCGCGCTGGGGATGGGTTTCGACAAGCCGGACCTCGGCTTCGTGGTGCACCTGGGATCACCCTCGTCGCCGATCGCCTATTACCAGCAGGTGGGGCGTGCCGGGCGCGGCGTGGACCATGCCGATGTCCTGCTGCTCCCGGGCAAGGAGGACGAGGCGATCTGGGCGTATTTCGCTTCGGTGGGCTTCCCGCCCGAGGAGCAGGTGCGGCGCACCCTGGACGTGCTGGGGCAGGCGGGCCGACCGTTGTCGCTGCCGGCGCTGGAGCCGTTGGTGGATCTTCGGCGCTCGCGTCTGGAGACGATGCTGAAGGTCCTGGACGTGGATGGTGCGGTCAAGCGCGTGAAGGGCGGCTGGACCGCGACGGGACAGCCGTGGGCCTACGACGCGGAGCGGTACGCGTGGGTCGCGAAGCAGCGGGCGGCGGAGCAGCAGGCGATGCGGGACTACGTGGCGACCACGGGGTGCCGCATGGAGTTCCTGCAGCGGCAGCTCGACGACGAGAAGGCGGTGCCGTGCGGCCGCTGCGACAACTGCGCCGGCCCCTGGCTGGACCCGGCCGTCTCCTCCTCGGCCCTCTCGGCGGCTACGGGCGAGCTCGACCGGCCGGGCGTCGAGGTCGAGCCCCGCAAGATGTGGCCGACGGGCCTGGCCTCGGTCGGCATGGACCTGAAGGGCCGAATCCCCGCGGGGCAGCAGGCGATGACGGGACGTGCGCTGGGGAGGCTGTCCGACATCGGCTGGGGCAACCGCCTGCGCCCGCTCCTGTCGGCGCAGGCGGCGGACGGGCCGGTCCCTGACGACGTACTGAACGCCGTGGTGACGGTGCTGGCGGACTGGGCCCGCTCGCCGGGCGGCTGGGCCGGCGGAACTCCCGATGCGGTGGCGCGCCCCGTCGGGGTGGTCGTCGTGCCGTCGCGCACCCGCCCCCAACTGGTCACCTCCCTGGCCGAGGGCGTGGCCCGGGTCGGGAGGCTCCCGCTCCTGGGCAGCCTGGCCCTCACCCCGCAGGCCGACGAGCACGCCGCGCACCGCAGCAACTCCGCCCAGCGGCTCCGCGCCCTTGCCGACTCCTTCACGGTGCCCGACGAACTCGCCGCCGCGCTCGCCGAAGCCCATGGGCCGGTCCTGCTCGTCGACGACTCCACCGACACCGGCTGGACCCTCGCCGTGGGCGCGCGCCTGCTCCGGCAGGCCGGCGCCGATCAGGTGCTCCCGCTGGTCCTGGCCGTGGCGGGATAG
- a CDS encoding ribonuclease HII — translation MPYEPPTHTVERSLRATTGARTVAGVDEVGRGAWAGPVTVCAAVTGLRRPPEGLTDSKLLTPRRRAELAPVLRSWVTAYALGDASPQEIDDLGMTAALRLAAVRALEGLPVRPDAVILDGKHDYLGVPWKVRTVIKGDQSCIAVAAASVIAKVHRDRMMAELGAASEDCADFAFGANAGYPSPVHRAALEERGPTAHHRLSWAYLDALPRWQHLKKVRFSAEAAALESGGQLGFEF, via the coding sequence ATGCCGTACGAACCACCCACGCACACCGTCGAGCGCTCACTTCGCGCTACCACCGGTGCCAGGACCGTCGCCGGTGTCGATGAGGTCGGACGCGGAGCGTGGGCCGGACCCGTCACCGTGTGTGCGGCGGTCACCGGTCTGCGCCGACCGCCCGAAGGCCTCACCGACTCCAAGCTGTTGACCCCCCGGCGGCGCGCCGAGCTCGCTCCCGTGCTGCGGAGCTGGGTCACCGCCTACGCGCTGGGCGACGCCTCGCCGCAGGAGATCGACGACCTCGGAATGACCGCCGCCCTCCGGCTCGCCGCCGTGCGCGCCCTGGAGGGACTGCCGGTGCGCCCCGACGCGGTGATACTCGACGGCAAGCACGACTATCTGGGCGTTCCCTGGAAGGTGCGCACCGTGATCAAGGGCGATCAGTCCTGTATCGCGGTCGCGGCCGCCTCGGTGATCGCCAAGGTGCACCGTGACCGGATGATGGCCGAGCTGGGCGCCGCGTCCGAGGACTGCGCCGACTTCGCCTTCGGTGCCAACGCGGGGTATCCCTCGCCCGTGCACCGGGCCGCGCTGGAGGAGCGGGGGCCCACGGCCCATCACCGCCTCTCCTGGGCGTATCTGGACGCGCTGCCCCGGTGGCAGCACCTGAAGAAGGTCCGTTTTTCCGCCGAGGCGGCCGCACTCGAAAGCGGGGGCCAGCTCGGCTTCGAATTCTGA